The Thermoleophilum album genome includes a window with the following:
- a CDS encoding SCP2 sterol-binding domain-containing protein, which produces MGASETRRRIEQAVERLRADLPALERLRLVAQLELRARGSDAPIWRVELPALRVTREPAADARLYIELDRDDFNRLAGAGLEDWAEAFRRGRVRVTGDPAVIKLLGEVARRALSRRAGTRKRVARPAADS; this is translated from the coding sequence ATGGGGGCGAGCGAGACCCGTAGGCGCATCGAGCAGGCGGTGGAGCGCTTGCGCGCTGATCTACCAGCGCTCGAACGCTTGCGTCTGGTCGCCCAGCTCGAGCTGCGAGCGCGTGGTAGCGACGCACCGATCTGGCGCGTCGAGCTGCCAGCGCTGCGCGTGACCCGCGAGCCAGCGGCTGACGCGCGCCTGTACATCGAGCTCGACCGCGACGACTTCAACCGCCTCGCCGGCGCGGGCCTCGAGGACTGGGCCGAGGCGTTTCGACGCGGGCGTGTGCGTGTGACTGGCGATCCCGCGGTGATCAAGCTGCTCGGCGAGGTCGCACGGCGCGCGCTCAGCCGACGCGCCGGGACCCGCAAGCGGGTCGCCCGTCCGGCCGCGGACTCGTGA
- a CDS encoding HpcH/HpaI aldolase/citrate lyase family protein, whose protein sequence is MRNPRAFFQPLAIGAPEPLREIPFKPSRMIHFFDPSNEKMASKLPELARKCDILLGNLEDAIPADRKEAAREGLIRLAKEVDFGDCALWTRINSLDSPWVLDDLLRLVGEIGDRLEVIMVPKVEGPWDIHYVDRLLAQLEAKHGLERPILVHAILETSLGVVNVEEIATASPRMQGMSFGPADLAASRRMKTTRVGGGHPAYRVIEDPDPENPDAPRATAQQDPWHYSIARMVDACTSAGILPFYGPYGDIRDTVGCEHQFRAAFLLGCVGAWSLHPVQIDIAKKVFSPPVDEVKFAKKVLEAIPDGRGVHMIDGKMQDDATWKQCKVMVSLAEMLARKDPELAELYGFEHLAQREPVANS, encoded by the coding sequence ATGCGAAACCCGAGAGCGTTCTTCCAGCCGCTGGCGATCGGCGCGCCCGAGCCGCTCCGCGAGATCCCCTTCAAGCCCTCGCGGATGATCCACTTTTTCGACCCATCCAACGAGAAGATGGCGTCGAAGCTCCCCGAGCTGGCGCGCAAGTGCGACATCCTGCTCGGCAACCTCGAAGACGCGATCCCCGCCGACCGTAAGGAAGCCGCCCGGGAAGGGTTGATCAGACTCGCCAAGGAGGTCGACTTCGGCGACTGCGCGCTGTGGACGCGCATCAACTCGCTCGACAGCCCTTGGGTGCTCGACGACCTCTTGCGGCTCGTCGGTGAGATCGGCGATCGCCTCGAGGTGATCATGGTCCCGAAGGTCGAGGGCCCCTGGGACATCCACTACGTCGACCGGCTGCTCGCGCAACTCGAAGCCAAGCACGGCCTTGAACGCCCGATCCTCGTGCACGCGATCCTCGAGACGTCGCTCGGCGTCGTGAACGTCGAGGAGATCGCGACGGCGAGCCCGCGCATGCAGGGCATGAGCTTCGGGCCCGCCGACCTCGCGGCCTCGCGGCGGATGAAGACGACGCGGGTCGGCGGCGGCCATCCCGCCTACCGCGTGATCGAAGACCCGGATCCCGAGAACCCCGACGCGCCGCGGGCCACCGCCCAGCAGGATCCTTGGCACTACTCGATCGCGCGGATGGTCGACGCCTGCACCTCGGCCGGAATCCTCCCGTTCTATGGGCCGTACGGCGACATCCGCGACACCGTCGGCTGCGAACACCAGTTCCGCGCCGCGTTCCTGCTCGGTTGCGTCGGCGCGTGGTCGCTGCACCCGGTGCAGATCGACATCGCCAAGAAGGTGTTCAGCCCGCCGGTCGACGAGGTCAAGTTCGCCAAGAAGGTGCTCGAAGCGATCCCCGACGGGCGCGGCGTGCACATGATCGACGGCAAGATGCAGGACGACGCGACCTGGAAGCAGTGCAAGGTGATGGTCTCGCTCGCCGAGATGCTCGCCCGCAAGGACCCTGAACTGGCCGAGCTCTACGGCTTCGAGCACCTCGCACAGCGCGAACCGGTCGCCAACTCCTAG
- a CDS encoding TetR/AcrR family transcriptional regulator, whose product MSTQRDEPTNAPPSRRRLSGDKRRALLMDAALAVFAERGYEGASIGQIARAAGVSKALIYEHFPSKRDLHLELLRRHGRELEARLQRALVDHHSPEEATRSAIDAFLQFVAEHRDAWRILVAEVHEPAMREEVARLGERIAGLVAARIAASYGGDPARPTHGDELVARMFVGGIEALGKWWTTHPETPRERLTEIAFDLYWEGAASLMERARSRSRATPSRRRGRQ is encoded by the coding sequence GTGTCGACGCAACGCGACGAACCGACCAACGCACCTCCCTCGCGGCGGCGACTGAGCGGCGACAAGCGCCGCGCGCTGCTGATGGATGCAGCGCTCGCGGTGTTCGCCGAGCGTGGCTACGAGGGAGCCTCGATCGGTCAGATCGCGCGCGCAGCCGGTGTCTCGAAAGCGCTTATCTACGAGCACTTCCCGAGCAAGCGCGACCTGCACCTCGAGCTGCTGCGCCGACACGGACGCGAGCTTGAGGCGCGACTCCAGCGAGCGTTGGTGGACCACCACTCACCCGAGGAGGCGACGCGCTCAGCGATCGACGCGTTCTTGCAGTTCGTGGCCGAGCACCGCGATGCCTGGCGGATCCTGGTCGCCGAGGTCCACGAACCGGCGATGCGCGAAGAGGTCGCTCGCCTGGGCGAGCGCATCGCCGGTCTCGTGGCTGCGCGCATCGCTGCTTCCTACGGTGGCGACCCGGCCCGCCCGACGCACGGCGATGAGCTCGTCGCGCGGATGTTCGTGGGCGGCATCGAGGCCCTTGGGAAGTGGTGGACAACACATCCCGAGACGCCCCGCGAGCGCTTGACCGAGATCGCTTTCGACCTCTACTGGGAGGGTGCAGCAAGCCTCATGGAGCGCGCGCGTAGCCGCTCGCGCGCGACACCGTCGAGGCGCCGCGGGCGGCAGTGA
- a CDS encoding 4Fe-4S dicluster domain-containing protein: MTAAGETQTGERRLHGVFIQVELDDSIRGDRELARKLAEACPVDIFKVGENGVEIVEENLDECVLCELCLDLAPAGKLRIRKLYDDTVLERT, translated from the coding sequence GTGACCGCTGCTGGCGAAACACAGACCGGCGAGCGCCGCCTGCACGGCGTCTTCATTCAGGTAGAGCTCGACGACTCGATCCGCGGTGACCGCGAGCTCGCGCGCAAGCTCGCGGAGGCCTGCCCGGTCGACATCTTCAAGGTCGGCGAAAACGGCGTCGAAATCGTCGAAGAAAACCTCGACGAGTGCGTGCTTTGCGAACTCTGTCTCGACCTCGCGCCGGCCGGCAAGCTGCGGATCCGCAAGCTCTACGACGACACGGTCCTCGAGAGGACCTGA
- a CDS encoding succinate--CoA ligase subunit alpha, with protein sequence MSILIDENTTFIVQGITGREAVNLTKECLEYGKGAKIVGGVTPGRKGRTVHGVPVFDSVEQCVEHHGGPIDGSVVTVPPAFCKDAVFEAIENGIKLIVIVTERIPRRDVAQMVELAEMRGARIIGPNCLGIMVPDVIKMGGIGGPARDAAKAYTPGPVGVMSRSGGMTTEISSTLTAAGLGQSTAVSIGGDAIIGSTYTELLPLFEADEQTEAIVIYSEPGGRMEAELARYVTENDCRLPIVAFMAGRFMDEMPGMSFGHAGTIVEGKEDTAAEKIARLEAAGITVAEEISEIPELVRERIGKEVRA encoded by the coding sequence GTGAGCATCCTGATCGACGAGAACACGACGTTCATCGTTCAGGGCATCACTGGCCGCGAGGCCGTGAACCTGACGAAGGAGTGCCTCGAGTACGGCAAGGGCGCGAAGATCGTCGGCGGTGTCACGCCGGGACGGAAGGGTCGCACCGTCCACGGTGTGCCGGTCTTCGATTCCGTCGAGCAGTGCGTGGAGCATCACGGCGGGCCGATAGATGGCTCGGTCGTGACCGTGCCCCCCGCGTTCTGTAAGGACGCCGTCTTCGAGGCGATCGAGAACGGCATCAAGCTGATCGTCATCGTCACCGAGCGGATCCCGCGCCGTGACGTGGCCCAGATGGTCGAGCTCGCGGAGATGCGCGGCGCGCGCATCATCGGCCCCAACTGCCTCGGGATCATGGTCCCCGACGTGATCAAGATGGGCGGCATCGGTGGTCCAGCGCGCGACGCCGCGAAGGCCTACACCCCGGGACCGGTTGGCGTGATGTCGCGGTCGGGCGGCATGACCACGGAGATCTCCTCGACACTCACCGCGGCCGGACTCGGGCAGTCAACGGCGGTTTCGATCGGCGGTGACGCGATCATCGGCTCCACCTACACCGAGCTGCTACCGCTCTTCGAAGCGGACGAGCAAACCGAGGCGATCGTCATCTACTCCGAGCCCGGTGGTCGGATGGAGGCGGAACTCGCGCGCTACGTCACCGAGAACGACTGTCGCCTGCCGATCGTCGCCTTCATGGCCGGCCGCTTCATGGACGAGATGCCCGGGATGAGTTTCGGCCATGCGGGCACGATCGTCGAGGGCAAGGAGGACACCGCCGCCGAGAAGATCGCGCGGCTCGAGGCCGCGGGCATCACGGTTGCCGAGGAGATATCCGAGATCCCCGAGCTCGTTCGCGAGCGCATCGGCAAGGAGGTCAGAGCGTGA
- a CDS encoding MaoC family dehydratase codes for MSETETRQLEIDQAAREASGARPYGRYLEEFEVGAVYKHWPAKTVTEADDHLFCLLTMNHHPLHINDEYARRSQQGRNVVVGPYVYSLALGMSVADVSGKAIANLATEELSHPNPVFHGDTLYAESEVLEVRPSRSKPDRGVVKVHTRVFKQDGTLVCEFKRAVLVPRREPAS; via the coding sequence ATGAGCGAAACCGAGACGAGGCAGCTCGAGATCGACCAGGCGGCGCGCGAGGCATCCGGTGCGCGTCCGTACGGTCGCTATCTGGAGGAGTTCGAGGTCGGTGCCGTCTACAAGCACTGGCCGGCCAAGACCGTGACGGAAGCGGACGATCACCTGTTCTGCCTCCTAACGATGAACCATCATCCGCTCCACATCAACGACGAGTACGCGCGGCGCTCTCAGCAAGGTCGCAACGTAGTCGTTGGGCCCTACGTGTACTCGTTGGCGCTCGGTATGTCGGTGGCCGACGTCTCCGGTAAGGCGATCGCGAACCTCGCCACCGAGGAGCTTTCCCACCCCAACCCGGTGTTCCACGGTGACACGCTGTACGCCGAGTCGGAAGTGCTGGAGGTGCGGCCTTCGCGGTCGAAACCCGATCGGGGGGTCGTGAAAGTGCACACGCGGGTGTTCAAGCAGGACGGCACGCTCGTTTGCGAGTTCAAACGAGCAGTGCTGGTGCCGCGCCGAGAGCCGGCTTCCTGA
- a CDS encoding C40 family peptidase has translation MFVPPAGKAKLVNGRAIAPIDAPPEVKRLIAFANRIVSKPYRYGGGHRPFSNGLDSGYDCSGAVSYALFGGGFLDSPLDSGSLMSWGEPGRGRWVTVYAHGGHTFLVVAGLRFDTGYRDREARIASRQLRLPRTGPRWSRSMRPLRGYVARHPAGF, from the coding sequence ATGTTCGTGCCTCCGGCCGGCAAAGCGAAGCTCGTGAACGGTCGCGCGATCGCGCCGATCGACGCTCCGCCCGAGGTAAAGCGGCTGATTGCGTTCGCTAACCGCATCGTCTCCAAGCCCTACCGCTACGGCGGCGGCCATCGCCCCTTCTCGAACGGGCTCGACAGCGGCTACGACTGCTCGGGCGCTGTCAGTTACGCCCTTTTCGGGGGCGGTTTCCTCGACTCCCCGCTCGACTCGGGATCGCTGATGTCATGGGGAGAGCCGGGGCGAGGGCGTTGGGTGACGGTTTACGCGCACGGCGGGCACACCTTCCTGGTGGTCGCCGGGCTGCGCTTCGACACCGGCTACCGCGATCGCGAGGCACGGATAGCTTCACGTCAGCTGCGCCTGCCGCGCACGGGACCTCGCTGGAGCCGGTCGATGCGTCCCCTGCGCGGCTACGTCGCACGCCACCCCGCTGGCTTCTGA
- a CDS encoding acyl-CoA synthetase has translation MNFTRDVVDTQPPKRRALIAIDRQGRRREISFGEVSDRAARLAGHLLASGVGRGDVVMTLLGNQPEWVYTLLACWRIGAVAQPCVEQLTASDLEKRIDALAPRALVVDTRNRERALATGFDGVLITLPDERVFAQPAAPAVELAATDPALIVFTSGTQGEPKPIRHGQRYLFGQRVQAEHWYAPRTGELAWCTAAAGWSKSARNTFIAPWLRGACALLHDARFDPEERLALIERERVDVLCMSPTEYRAIAKRVGLRPLPVRHAVAAGEPLDAPAIEAWREGAGVEIRDGYGQTETGALTGVPLDEPLRPGSMGKPLPGFRLWVDDNGELVCDPSSIPTFFLDGPEGLWRTGDRVRQDADGWLWFEGRVDDVIISSGYRIGPFEVESALNSHPAVAEAAAVPAPDEIRGQVVRAVVVLRPGYEPSEALARELQEHVRQRTAPYKYPRIVDFVDSLPKTPSGKIKRSEVRRVVSRGAR, from the coding sequence ATGAACTTCACACGCGACGTAGTCGACACCCAACCGCCCAAGCGGCGTGCTTTGATCGCGATCGATCGGCAGGGTCGACGGCGAGAGATCAGCTTCGGCGAGGTCTCCGATCGGGCTGCGCGGCTGGCCGGCCACTTGCTCGCAAGCGGGGTGGGGCGCGGCGACGTCGTGATGACGCTGCTCGGCAATCAGCCCGAATGGGTATACACGCTGCTCGCTTGCTGGCGGATTGGAGCGGTCGCTCAGCCGTGTGTCGAGCAACTCACGGCCAGCGACCTCGAAAAGCGCATCGACGCACTTGCGCCGCGCGCCCTGGTGGTCGACACGCGCAATCGCGAGCGCGCGCTTGCAACCGGTTTCGACGGGGTTCTCATCACGCTTCCCGACGAGCGCGTGTTCGCGCAGCCGGCCGCGCCCGCAGTGGAACTTGCCGCTACCGACCCCGCTCTGATCGTCTTCACGTCGGGCACGCAGGGCGAGCCGAAGCCGATCCGCCACGGCCAACGCTACCTGTTCGGGCAGCGCGTCCAAGCCGAGCATTGGTACGCGCCGCGCACTGGCGAGCTGGCTTGGTGCACCGCCGCGGCGGGCTGGTCTAAGTCCGCTCGCAACACCTTTATCGCGCCCTGGCTGCGGGGCGCCTGCGCGTTGCTGCACGACGCCCGTTTCGATCCAGAAGAGCGACTTGCGCTGATCGAGCGCGAACGCGTCGACGTGCTCTGCATGTCGCCGACCGAGTACCGCGCGATCGCCAAGCGGGTCGGTTTGCGCCCGCTGCCAGTGCGACACGCGGTGGCCGCCGGAGAACCGCTCGACGCCCCTGCGATCGAGGCGTGGCGGGAGGGTGCGGGCGTCGAGATCCGCGACGGTTACGGGCAAACGGAGACTGGGGCCTTGACCGGTGTTCCGCTCGACGAGCCGCTGCGGCCCGGCTCGATGGGCAAACCGCTGCCAGGTTTTCGGCTCTGGGTCGACGACAACGGCGAGCTGGTGTGCGACCCCTCCTCGATTCCGACCTTCTTCCTGGACGGTCCGGAAGGTCTCTGGCGCACCGGTGACCGGGTCCGTCAGGACGCCGATGGATGGCTTTGGTTCGAAGGCCGCGTGGACGACGTGATCATCTCGTCGGGCTACCGGATCGGGCCGTTCGAGGTCGAGTCCGCGCTCAACTCTCATCCTGCCGTCGCCGAGGCGGCGGCGGTACCGGCACCGGACGAGATCCGTGGCCAGGTCGTGCGGGCGGTAGTCGTGTTGAGACCTGGCTATGAGCCGAGCGAGGCGCTCGCGCGCGAGCTGCAAGAGCACGTGCGGCAGCGCACAGCGCCTTACAAGTACCCGCGCATCGTCGACTTCGTCGATAGCCTCCCGAAAACACCGAGCGGCAAGATCAAGCGGTCCGAGGTGCGGCGTGTGGTAAGCAGGGGAGCACGTTGA
- a CDS encoding CAP domain-containing protein, with protein MRGEIIAFRYGWRARSATPSVLRAWLRSPAHRSVITYRGFRWVGAARVQGYLNGRRATFWVAHFGG; from the coding sequence GTGCGCGGGGAGATAATCGCCTTCCGCTACGGATGGCGGGCGCGCAGCGCCACTCCCAGCGTGCTCCGCGCCTGGTTGCGCTCGCCGGCGCACCGCAGTGTGATCACGTACCGCGGCTTCCGTTGGGTCGGCGCCGCGCGCGTTCAGGGCTACCTCAACGGACGCCGCGCAACCTTCTGGGTTGCCCACTTCGGCGGCTGA
- a CDS encoding sugar transferase, with translation MRFPAPSTQTPPAHCRSAQTRAAPAVKRALDVVVASAILLLTAPLIALAALAVVIDSPGPPLYRSLRVGRNGRHFWMYKLRKMHVDAGGPPLTVANDERLTRVGSVISRLKIDELPQLLNVIKGDMSLVGPRPQSPEFVAQHADDYAVILRVRPGITGPSQVAFAEEDRVLSHERPLLQYLQRILPQKLALDQMYVSDWSLRTDLRILFWTFVTVVLRVPVAVHRRDGRMSVRRRKRSEPAAPPTENLTEHAEPEPAYQNAA, from the coding sequence GTGCGGTTCCCAGCCCCCTCCACCCAAACACCCCCTGCGCATTGCCGCTCCGCGCAAACGCGCGCCGCGCCCGCCGTAAAGCGGGCGCTCGACGTCGTTGTCGCCAGCGCGATCCTGCTGCTAACGGCGCCGTTGATCGCCCTCGCGGCGTTGGCGGTCGTGATCGACTCGCCGGGCCCGCCCCTCTACCGGTCCCTACGCGTGGGGCGCAACGGTCGCCATTTTTGGATGTACAAGCTGCGCAAGATGCACGTCGACGCGGGCGGCCCCCCACTTACCGTCGCGAACGACGAGCGCCTCACCCGCGTGGGCAGCGTCATATCGCGGCTCAAGATCGACGAGCTGCCGCAGCTTCTCAACGTCATCAAGGGCGACATGTCCTTGGTGGGACCGCGGCCGCAAAGCCCCGAGTTCGTCGCCCAACACGCCGACGACTACGCCGTGATCCTGCGTGTGCGACCGGGCATCACCGGTCCCTCGCAGGTGGCGTTCGCAGAGGAGGACCGGGTACTGAGTCACGAACGGCCGCTGCTCCAGTACCTGCAACGGATCCTCCCCCAGAAACTTGCGCTCGACCAGATGTACGTGTCCGACTGGTCGCTGCGCACCGACTTGCGCATTCTCTTTTGGACGTTCGTGACGGTCGTGCTGCGGGTGCCGGTCGCCGTTCATCGACGCGACGGTCGCATGTCGGTGAGGCGCCGTAAGCGCAGCGAGCCGGCGGCCCCACCGACCGAAAACCTCACCGAGCACGCCGAGCCGGAGCCGGCGTACCAGAACGCCGCGTAA
- a CDS encoding ATP-grasp domain-containing protein, translating into MRFYEYESRAIAKREGIPVTDYGLAHTPEEARAIAERIGGPVVIKSQVLTGGRMKAGGVAFADTPEEAAAHAERILQLEIRGHKPRGVLVDPRAQVKKEYYAGVVWDGIRKRPVMIFSDMGGIDIEEVAEKHPEHVARRHFSNVLPFSGFEAKECVARVGVTGSQLNRAAQILAKLAQLFVKYDMTLAEINPLGELEDGSFVALDAHMEMENEARPRQQKLLQELGVRPEETRQAREPTPFELRGEEIDAMDHRGVAGNVTEFDGNLGLVIGAGGGSLTLFDAVRKYGGRPANYCEIGGNPSVRKACELAKLVLSKPGVDKIAVMMSIVSNTRVDIVARGVIKACLELGYDPAEKIAIFRIPGAWEDEGYKILERYGVEYCDRSVSMHEAARRAVEKIQGTAVAA; encoded by the coding sequence GTGCGCTTCTACGAGTACGAATCGCGGGCGATTGCCAAGCGCGAAGGCATCCCTGTAACCGACTACGGGCTCGCGCACACGCCCGAAGAGGCGCGGGCGATCGCCGAGCGCATCGGCGGCCCGGTCGTGATCAAGTCGCAAGTACTCACCGGCGGCCGGATGAAGGCCGGTGGCGTGGCCTTCGCTGACACGCCCGAGGAAGCCGCAGCGCACGCCGAGCGGATCCTCCAACTCGAGATCCGGGGCCACAAGCCACGGGGCGTGCTCGTCGACCCCCGCGCCCAGGTCAAGAAGGAGTACTACGCGGGCGTCGTGTGGGACGGCATCCGCAAACGACCGGTGATGATCTTCTCCGACATGGGCGGCATCGACATCGAGGAAGTCGCCGAAAAGCACCCCGAGCACGTGGCGCGTCGCCACTTCTCCAACGTCTTGCCGTTCTCCGGCTTCGAGGCAAAGGAGTGCGTGGCACGGGTCGGCGTAACCGGCTCGCAGCTCAACCGTGCCGCCCAGATCCTCGCCAAGCTCGCGCAGCTGTTCGTCAAGTACGACATGACGCTCGCCGAGATCAACCCCCTCGGGGAGCTTGAGGACGGCAGCTTCGTCGCTCTCGACGCGCACATGGAGATGGAGAACGAAGCGCGGCCGCGCCAACAGAAGCTGCTCCAGGAGCTCGGTGTGCGACCCGAGGAGACACGCCAGGCGCGCGAACCGACCCCCTTCGAGCTGCGCGGCGAGGAGATCGACGCCATGGATCACCGTGGTGTCGCCGGCAACGTCACCGAGTTCGACGGCAACCTCGGTCTCGTGATTGGCGCCGGCGGCGGCTCGCTCACGCTCTTCGACGCTGTGCGCAAGTACGGCGGGCGCCCCGCCAACTACTGCGAGATCGGCGGTAACCCGTCGGTGCGCAAGGCCTGCGAGCTGGCGAAACTCGTGCTCAGCAAGCCGGGAGTCGACAAGATCGCGGTGATGATGTCGATCGTGTCGAACACCCGCGTCGACATCGTCGCCCGCGGCGTCATCAAGGCCTGCCTGGAGCTCGGGTACGACCCCGCCGAGAAGATCGCGATCTTCCGGATTCCGGGGGCCTGGGAGGACGAGGGATACAAGATCCTCGAGCGCTACGGCGTCGAGTACTGCGACCGCTCGGTGTCGATGCACGAGGCCGCGCGGCGCGCGGTCGAGAAGATCCAGGGCACGGCGGTAGCGGCTTAG
- a CDS encoding alpha/beta fold hydrolase: MDAGGVSEASGRGASSTTTPPLPDVPGVTHRWVTSHGLSIHLAEAGAADSPPLLLLHGWPQHWYEWRRLVPLLSDRFRLLMPDLPGFGWSEVPNLGYEKEILAGDVLALLDRLGIERVGLVGHDWGGWIGFLLCLRAPERFSGYLALNITHPWQRFDVRKLPAFARFWYQLVISAPGLGSAIVRQGRLVGHLLVRDLQNRDAINDSDLDAYLSVLAQPDRARASTLLYRTFLLRELWPIVRGRYLGDRLETPTTLLFGVRDRFIDTRLLAGFERNAPHMQLELVSDSGHFIAEERPQLVAEHALRLFAT, from the coding sequence ATGGACGCAGGGGGCGTCAGCGAAGCGAGCGGTCGCGGCGCGTCGTCGACCACGACCCCACCGCTGCCGGACGTGCCGGGCGTAACTCACCGGTGGGTTACAAGCCACGGTCTTTCGATCCACCTGGCCGAAGCGGGTGCTGCCGACAGCCCTCCCCTACTGCTGCTCCACGGCTGGCCGCAGCACTGGTACGAATGGCGGCGGCTCGTCCCGTTGTTGTCCGACCGCTTCCGCCTCTTGATGCCCGACCTGCCGGGCTTCGGCTGGAGCGAGGTACCGAACCTCGGCTACGAAAAAGAGATACTGGCCGGCGACGTCCTGGCGCTGCTCGATCGCCTCGGCATCGAGCGCGTCGGGCTCGTCGGGCACGACTGGGGGGGCTGGATCGGCTTTCTCTTGTGCCTGCGCGCGCCCGAGCGCTTCAGCGGCTATCTCGCGCTGAACATCACTCATCCGTGGCAGCGCTTCGACGTCCGGAAACTCCCGGCGTTCGCACGCTTCTGGTACCAGCTGGTGATCTCCGCGCCCGGGCTCGGCAGCGCGATCGTGCGGCAGGGACGGCTGGTGGGGCATCTGCTAGTCCGCGATCTCCAAAACCGCGATGCGATCAACGACAGCGACCTCGATGCCTACCTGAGCGTGCTCGCACAGCCCGACCGGGCACGCGCCAGCACGCTCCTCTACCGGACCTTCTTGTTGCGCGAGCTTTGGCCGATCGTGCGCGGTCGCTACCTGGGTGACCGTCTCGAGACGCCCACCACCCTGCTGTTCGGCGTACGGGATCGCTTCATCGACACCCGCCTGCTCGCTGGTTTCGAACGCAACGCACCCCACATGCAGCTCGAGCTGGTGTCCGACAGCGGGCACTTCATCGCCGAGGAACGACCGCAACTGGTCGCCGAGCACGCACTCCGACTGTTCGCGACCTAG
- a CDS encoding acyl-CoA dehydrogenase family protein encodes MAVATDLLTKTDEQKAITEMVRQFVDNEIIPHAEEYDAKDEFPAPIVEQMKELGLFGVTIPEEYGGMGLDLTTYAMIVEELSRGWISISGIVNTHFIGSYLLMKYGTEEQKQYFLPRMATGEIRAAFSLSEPECGSDVQAIKSTATKDPETGEWVLNGQKMWVTNGLNSGVVFVLMKSDPKADPPYKGMTCFITEKEPGASVNTGKFAGLTIPPKIKKMGYKGVESTELVYDGYRCPPDRILGGEEAGLGQGFRQMMDALEVGRVNVAARGVGIAQRALELALRYSQERKTFGKPICQHQAIQFKLADMATKVEAARLLTYKAARLKDAGQRSDLEAGMAKLFASETGKEVVEQAFRIHGGYGYSKEYEIERLYRDAPLLLIGEGTSEIQRMVIGRKLIERNKI; translated from the coding sequence ATGGCCGTAGCGACCGACCTTCTGACCAAGACCGACGAGCAAAAGGCGATCACCGAGATGGTGCGCCAGTTCGTCGACAACGAGATCATCCCGCACGCCGAGGAGTACGACGCCAAAGACGAGTTCCCGGCACCGATCGTCGAGCAGATGAAGGAGCTCGGGCTGTTCGGTGTCACGATCCCCGAGGAGTACGGCGGGATGGGCCTCGACCTGACGACCTACGCGATGATCGTCGAGGAGCTCTCGCGCGGCTGGATCTCGATCTCGGGGATCGTCAACACGCACTTCATCGGCTCCTACTTGCTGATGAAGTACGGCACCGAAGAGCAGAAGCAGTACTTCCTGCCGCGCATGGCGACCGGCGAGATTCGCGCCGCGTTTTCGCTCTCGGAGCCGGAGTGCGGATCCGACGTCCAGGCGATCAAGTCGACCGCGACCAAGGACCCCGAGACCGGCGAGTGGGTGCTCAACGGTCAGAAGATGTGGGTCACGAACGGCCTCAACTCCGGGGTCGTGTTCGTGTTGATGAAGTCCGATCCCAAGGCCGACCCGCCCTACAAGGGCATGACCTGTTTCATCACCGAAAAGGAGCCGGGCGCGTCGGTCAACACCGGCAAGTTCGCCGGTCTCACGATCCCGCCCAAGATCAAGAAGATGGGTTACAAGGGCGTCGAGTCGACGGAGCTCGTCTACGACGGCTACCGCTGCCCTCCCGACCGCATCCTCGGCGGTGAGGAGGCTGGTCTCGGCCAGGGGTTCCGGCAGATGATGGACGCCCTCGAAGTCGGCCGCGTCAACGTCGCGGCGCGGGGCGTCGGGATCGCTCAGCGTGCGCTGGAGTTGGCGCTTCGCTACTCGCAGGAGCGGAAGACGTTTGGCAAGCCGATCTGCCAGCACCAGGCGATTCAGTTCAAGCTCGCGGACATGGCCACCAAGGTCGAGGCTGCGCGCCTCCTGACCTACAAGGCTGCACGCCTCAAGGATGCCGGGCAGCGCTCGGATCTCGAGGCGGGCATGGCCAAGCTGTTCGCCTCGGAGACCGGCAAGGAGGTCGTGGAGCAGGCCTTCCGGATTCACGGGGGCTACGGCTACTCGAAGGAGTACGAGATCGAGCGGCTTTACCGTGACGCCCCCTTGCTGCTGATCGGCGAGGGCACCTCCGAGATTCAGCGGATGGTTATCGGACGCAAGCTGATCGAGCGCAACAAGATCTGA